From Draconibacterium halophilum, one genomic window encodes:
- a CDS encoding phage tail protein: MSEPFIAEIRIFAGNFAPRGWSFCNGQLLPISQNTALFSLIGTTFGGDGRTTTALPNLQGRAPMHPGRGPGLTDRRLGQIGGTETVTLSSAQIPSHNHLAKVNSNGTGNSNLPEGNVFSNSNVPDASVFSGNTANTAVADLTTTGGGQAHNNMQPFIAVNYIIALTGLYPSRS, translated from the coding sequence ATGTCTGAACCTTTCATTGCAGAAATAAGAATTTTTGCAGGAAATTTTGCACCTCGTGGCTGGTCATTTTGCAATGGACAGTTGTTGCCCATTTCGCAAAACACTGCGCTTTTTTCGCTTATTGGAACCACCTTTGGTGGCGATGGCAGAACAACCACGGCGTTACCCAACCTTCAAGGACGCGCTCCCATGCATCCGGGAAGAGGGCCCGGACTAACAGATAGAAGACTTGGGCAAATAGGTGGAACTGAAACCGTAACACTTAGTAGTGCACAAATTCCTTCACACAATCACTTAGCGAAAGTGAACAGTAACGGCACTGGAAACTCAAATTTGCCCGAAGGAAATGTATTTTCGAATTCCAATGTCCCCGATGCCAGTGTATTTAGTGGAAATACAGCAAACACAGCCGTGGCTGACCTTACAACTACAGGAGGAGGGCAAGCGCATAATAACATGCAACCCTTTATCGCTGTAAATTATATTATTGCACTAACAGGACTCTATCCTTCAAGAAGTTAA
- a CDS encoding ABC transporter substrate-binding protein has product MGILLPQSVEHPQYPGSFLNGFRLGVDENNALRKKKIELITESVNFGTPEIVKEKVQKLLAENDVDLITGILNPEVVSHAGKVFKNAEVPTIIASSGESYLVNELKENPFVFFNSLNLFQAAYESGKYAVNKFGKRIAVLTSFYDSGYDSLFTFRQGVEAAGGEIVETFNRGQNDTNFTENTLKRLEELKPDGLYVFMHGTNADDLIRTIRFKGIYTPLITTAFSADENRLVHLADAADNIFSISSWDRNSKKEANKTFAEKYRKSYNKTTDIFSVLGFETGQIVYDSFARCKGDFSGNEIAKALLSCNLQSPRGEIKINPDSGLVNNKLHIQQCKVSSTGVPKNHVLETMQPVSEFEKAFAVLDNDYRSGWLNPYLFV; this is encoded by the coding sequence GTGGGAATACTGTTGCCCCAATCCGTTGAACATCCGCAGTACCCTGGTTCATTTCTTAATGGATTTAGGTTGGGGGTAGATGAAAACAATGCTCTCAGAAAGAAAAAAATAGAACTTATTACCGAATCCGTAAATTTTGGCACTCCCGAAATTGTTAAGGAGAAAGTCCAAAAATTATTGGCCGAAAACGATGTAGACTTAATTACCGGAATTTTGAATCCTGAAGTGGTATCGCACGCTGGAAAAGTGTTTAAGAATGCCGAGGTGCCAACCATAATTGCCAGTTCGGGTGAAAGTTATTTGGTGAATGAATTAAAAGAAAATCCATTTGTTTTCTTTAATAGCTTGAACCTCTTTCAGGCAGCCTACGAATCGGGAAAATATGCCGTAAATAAATTTGGAAAGAGGATAGCTGTACTAACCTCGTTTTATGACAGCGGATATGATTCCCTGTTTACTTTCCGTCAGGGTGTTGAAGCTGCAGGTGGTGAAATTGTAGAAACATTCAACAGGGGGCAGAACGACACAAATTTTACTGAAAACACATTAAAAAGACTTGAAGAATTAAAGCCGGACGGATTGTATGTATTTATGCACGGTACAAATGCCGACGATTTGATCAGAACTATTCGTTTTAAGGGTATTTATACTCCACTAATAACAACCGCATTTTCGGCCGATGAAAACCGCCTGGTACATCTTGCCGATGCAGCTGATAATATATTTAGCATTAGCAGTTGGGACCGAAATTCGAAAAAAGAAGCAAACAAAACTTTTGCAGAAAAATACCGGAAATCGTATAACAAAACTACCGATATTTTTAGTGTTCTGGGATTCGAAACCGGACAGATAGTTTACGATTCGTTCGCACGTTGCAAAGGCGATTTTTCCGGAAATGAAATTGCGAAAGCACTTCTTTCATGTAACTTACAATCTCCACGCGGAGAAATTAAAATAAACCCTGATTCGGGATTGGTGAATAATAAATTGCATATACAACAGTGCAAGGTAAGTTCAACCGGTGTTCCTAAAAATCATGTTCTGGAAACCATGCAGCCCGTTAGCGAATTTGAAAAAGCGTTTGCTGTGTTGGATAATGATTACCGTTCGGGATGGTTAAACCCTTACTTATTCGTTTAA
- a CDS encoding iron-sulfur cluster assembly scaffold protein has product MSFTHEVEGMICVAKGANHGPAPIPQEGSWTKAKEVTDISGLTHGVGWCAPQQGACKLTLNVKEGIIEEALIETIGCTGMTHSAAMASEILPGKTILEALNTDLVCDAINTAMRELFLQIVYGRSQTAFSEGGLPIGAGLEDLGKGLRGVTGTLYGTSAKGPRYLEVAEGYVSKIGLDADEEIIGYEFVQLGRMMDMIKSGKDANEALKEATGTYGRFADAVKTIDPRKE; this is encoded by the coding sequence ATGAGTTTTACACACGAAGTTGAAGGTATGATTTGCGTTGCCAAAGGAGCAAATCATGGCCCGGCTCCAATTCCTCAGGAAGGAAGTTGGACTAAAGCCAAAGAAGTTACAGACATTTCGGGTTTAACCCACGGTGTTGGTTGGTGTGCGCCACAGCAAGGAGCATGTAAATTAACATTGAATGTTAAAGAAGGTATTATTGAAGAAGCGTTGATTGAAACTATCGGTTGTACCGGTATGACTCATTCGGCTGCAATGGCTTCAGAAATCCTTCCCGGAAAAACAATCCTTGAGGCATTGAATACCGACCTTGTTTGTGATGCTATTAACACTGCAATGCGCGAGTTGTTCCTTCAGATCGTTTACGGTCGTTCGCAAACTGCTTTCTCTGAAGGTGGTCTGCCAATTGGTGCCGGTCTTGAAGACTTAGGTAAAGGGTTACGTGGTGTAACAGGTACACTATACGGAACTTCAGCAAAAGGTCCTCGTTACCTTGAAGTAGCTGAAGGTTATGTTTCTAAAATCGGTTTAGATGCCGACGAAGAAATTATCGGTTACGAGTTTGTTCAGCTTGGAAGAATGATGGACATGATTAAATCGGGTAAAGATGCAAACGAAGCTTTGAAAGAAGCGACCGGTACTTACGGACGTTTCGCTGATGCAGTTAAAACCATTGACCCACGTAAAGAATAG
- a CDS encoding DUF190 domain-containing protein, translating into MKTTEKTGILKIYIGESDKINGRVLFEEIVFEARNSGLAGATVYKGVMSFGASHSIHTMKIFALSSDLPVSIELIDNIDKLDKFVEKLNKLLDKSQRGGLVTFQELDVVRYEKGLKYREEYH; encoded by the coding sequence ATGAAAACAACAGAAAAAACAGGAATACTGAAGATCTATATCGGAGAATCGGATAAAATAAATGGCAGAGTGTTGTTCGAAGAAATTGTATTTGAAGCACGAAATTCCGGGTTGGCAGGTGCTACTGTTTATAAAGGAGTTATGTCGTTTGGCGCCAGCCACAGCATACATACCATGAAAATCTTTGCGCTGTCGAGCGATTTACCGGTTTCTATTGAGCTAATCGATAACATTGATAAGCTTGATAAATTTGTTGAAAAGTTGAACAAACTATTGGATAAAAGTCAACGGGGAGGATTAGTAACCTTTCAGGAATTAGATGTTGTCCGTTACGAAAAAGGATTAAAATACCGCGAAGAATATCATTAA
- a CDS encoding SDR family oxidoreductase has protein sequence MKKVLITGCSSGFGYLSAKYLAEKGHHVFATMRNVTTKNSKPAAELTDFAKSNNYKMEVFEMDVTSDESVKKAADQLPTIDVLINNAGFGYSGAMEAFSPDAVLAQLDLNIVGNIRVAQAVLPGMRKQKSGLIIQLSSVAGRGAFPAFGVYNASKWGVEGLSEAMRYELAPFGIDVAIVEPGPFETKFFGNLVQAENEEVAKAYQHVKEFADGFAENVMNLFADENAPTDPMIIVRIFEDLINSEPGTRPLRTIGGLDFGLQKLNDVVEPIRKEILEAMEIADLDGVKKQ, from the coding sequence ATGAAAAAGGTATTAATTACTGGTTGCAGTTCGGGGTTTGGTTATTTATCTGCAAAATATTTGGCAGAAAAAGGGCATCATGTTTTTGCCACTATGCGAAATGTTACTACTAAAAACTCAAAACCGGCTGCGGAACTGACTGATTTTGCCAAATCCAACAACTATAAAATGGAGGTGTTCGAAATGGATGTTACCTCGGATGAAAGTGTAAAGAAGGCAGCAGATCAACTTCCCACAATCGATGTGTTGATTAACAATGCCGGGTTCGGATATAGTGGGGCTATGGAAGCCTTTTCTCCTGATGCAGTACTGGCGCAACTTGATTTAAATATTGTAGGAAACATCCGGGTGGCTCAGGCCGTTTTACCAGGCATGCGCAAACAGAAATCGGGACTTATTATTCAGTTGAGTTCGGTAGCTGGTCGCGGTGCATTCCCAGCATTTGGCGTTTATAATGCCAGTAAATGGGGGGTAGAAGGGTTGAGCGAAGCCATGCGCTATGAGTTGGCTCCCTTTGGAATTGATGTAGCAATTGTTGAACCCGGACCTTTTGAAACGAAATTTTTTGGAAATCTTGTTCAGGCAGAAAATGAAGAAGTGGCCAAAGCCTATCAACATGTAAAAGAGTTTGCCGATGGTTTTGCAGAGAATGTAATGAATTTATTTGCGGATGAAAATGCGCCAACAGATCCGATGATTATTGTACGCATTTTTGAAGATCTGATTAATTCAGAACCCGGAACAAGGCCTTTGCGAACCATTGGCGGGTTGGATTTTGGATTACAGAAACTGAATGATGTTGTGGAACCAATCAGAAAAGAGATACTTGAAGCAATGGAAATTGCTGATTTGGATGGGGTAAAAAAGCAATAG
- the dacB gene encoding D-alanyl-D-alanine carboxypeptidase/D-alanyl-D-alanine endopeptidase: protein MQARYFSLLFLLVFSGQIIAQTSFKSSVEELLQQEEYRNASVGINVIDLNSGENIFSLNPDKLLVPASTMKMITSGTTLEILGGDYRFKTQISYTGKIDKYGVLDGDLVLIAGADPALGSEYFQDHYFEFLKNWAKQVKASGINKVKGDLVLDAGIYDTERIPDSWVWGDIGNYYGAGPNAFTVYDNMYRITFSSPKKVGRLTQVIQTYPKIDGLQLVNEVLSADNNSDNAYVFGGPFDKHRVIRGTIPRNRSAFTIKASIPEPEKILAQAFLQNLLGEGIFVDGEIRLEKNINKKTKLIYMQESPTLAEIAEVLNHESVNLFAEHFLKQIAVEKNGLGNRNDAIDLVKEYWENRGLDMENIFMEDGSGLSHFNAVPPAFFTRFLTIMATNNAFVQSLPVAGEGTFKRFDTDRLPGKTLQAKSGSMTRVRCYSGYLTTNKGNKLVFSFMFNHFAGSHSTLIKEVEQLFVLLKTEY from the coding sequence ATGCAGGCACGATATTTTTCTTTACTTTTTCTTTTGGTTTTTAGTGGGCAAATCATTGCTCAAACCAGTTTTAAATCGTCGGTTGAAGAGCTCCTTCAACAAGAAGAATACAGAAATGCTTCGGTGGGAATAAATGTGATTGATCTGAATTCAGGAGAAAATATTTTTAGCTTGAATCCTGATAAATTGTTAGTGCCGGCTTCAACGATGAAAATGATCACTTCAGGAACCACACTGGAAATATTGGGGGGTGATTACCGGTTTAAAACGCAAATATCCTACACCGGTAAAATTGATAAATATGGTGTGTTAGATGGCGATTTAGTGTTGATTGCCGGAGCAGATCCGGCTTTGGGATCGGAGTATTTTCAGGATCATTATTTTGAGTTTTTGAAAAACTGGGCTAAACAAGTAAAAGCATCAGGAATAAATAAGGTAAAAGGCGATTTGGTTCTCGATGCCGGAATATACGACACCGAACGAATTCCTGACAGCTGGGTGTGGGGCGATATTGGAAATTATTATGGTGCCGGCCCCAATGCGTTTACCGTTTACGATAACATGTATCGAATAACTTTTTCGTCACCTAAAAAAGTTGGGCGGCTAACTCAAGTAATTCAAACCTATCCTAAAATTGATGGTTTGCAACTCGTTAACGAAGTACTTTCGGCTGATAATAATAGCGACAACGCCTATGTTTTTGGTGGCCCGTTTGATAAACATCGAGTAATTCGAGGTACCATTCCGCGAAACCGCAGTGCTTTTACCATAAAAGCTTCTATTCCTGAACCGGAGAAGATTTTGGCGCAAGCATTCCTGCAAAACCTTTTGGGAGAAGGTATTTTTGTTGATGGCGAAATACGTCTTGAGAAAAATATAAACAAAAAAACAAAATTGATTTATATGCAGGAATCGCCTACATTGGCCGAGATTGCAGAAGTGTTGAACCATGAAAGTGTAAACCTGTTTGCCGAACATTTTCTGAAGCAGATTGCTGTAGAAAAAAATGGATTGGGGAATAGAAACGATGCCATCGATCTGGTAAAAGAATATTGGGAAAACAGGGGGCTGGACATGGAAAATATTTTTATGGAAGACGGCAGTGGTCTCTCGCATTTCAACGCTGTTCCGCCAGCATTTTTCACCCGCTTTCTTACAATAATGGCGACGAATAATGCTTTTGTTCAATCGTTGCCAGTAGCCGGTGAGGGGACTTTTAAACGTTTCGATACCGATCGACTTCCGGGAAAAACATTACAAGCAAAAAGTGGCTCGATGACACGTGTTCGTTGTTATTCCGGTTACCTCACCACCAACAAAGGAAACAAACTGGTATTCTCGTTTATGTTTAACCACTTTGCCGGTTCGCACAGCACTTTGATTAAGGAAGTTGAACAGTTGTTTGTACTGTTAAAAACTGAATATTAG
- a CDS encoding phage tail protein: MHAGQSTGSDYQLGQKSGEETHTLTAVEIPSHSHNLQINNSDGVNTKSISDNTLSKSKYETRFSNAGPANKSMKSDSIENSGGGQAHNNEQPSLTLNYCIALQGLFPSRN, translated from the coding sequence ATTCACGCAGGGCAGTCAACCGGGAGTGATTATCAGTTAGGACAAAAAAGCGGTGAAGAAACGCATACTTTAACTGCTGTCGAGATTCCTTCTCACAGTCATAATCTCCAAATCAATAATTCGGATGGAGTAAACACAAAAAGCATAAGTGACAATACTTTATCAAAATCGAAATATGAAACCCGTTTTTCCAATGCAGGACCGGCCAATAAAAGCATGAAAAGTGACAGCATTGAAAATTCAGGAGGCGGTCAGGCACACAATAACGAGCAACCCTCTTTAACGCTTAACTACTGTATTGCATTGCAAGGCTTATTCCCTTCACGTAATTAA
- a CDS encoding phage tail protein — MSEPYIGEIRMFAGNFAPRGWSFCVGQLLAISQNDALFSLLGTIYGGDGSTTFGLPDLRGRVPVHAGSGPGLSPRQLGSKFGAEQVTLNANQLPSHKHQVSANNSVGNKKNAGSHVAAGSVARVYSNEYASPTDYLSNTTISNSGGGQSHTNMMPFQCVNYIIALVGIYPSRH, encoded by the coding sequence ATGTCAGAACCATATATTGGCGAGATAAGAATGTTTGCAGGCAATTTTGCTCCACGAGGATGGTCATTTTGTGTTGGACAACTTTTAGCCATTTCTCAAAATGATGCACTGTTTTCGTTGCTGGGAACCATTTATGGAGGCGATGGAAGCACAACCTTTGGTCTGCCGGACCTTAGGGGAAGGGTTCCTGTACATGCAGGATCGGGGCCCGGTCTTTCACCAAGACAGCTCGGTTCGAAATTTGGAGCAGAACAAGTTACACTAAACGCAAATCAACTGCCTTCTCATAAGCACCAGGTTAGCGCTAACAATAGCGTCGGTAATAAAAAGAATGCCGGATCTCATGTTGCAGCAGGCAGTGTTGCACGTGTTTATTCAAACGAGTACGCTTCACCAACCGATTATTTAAGCAATACCACAATAAGCAACAGCGGAGGTGGTCAGTCGCATACCAATATGATGCCCTTCCAGTGTGTCAATTACATTATTGCATTAGTAGGGATTTACCCATCACGACACTAA
- the crcB gene encoding fluoride efflux transporter CrcB: MLRTILIVGAGGFLGSVLRYLVQLFVEKGMSTTFPWGTFVANMAGSFIIGIVFALAQKGNLLNAEWRMFIAVGFCGGFTTFSSFAYNNLTMLKEQTYGQFILNVGGSLFFGLLAVYLGMILVRAVIH, encoded by the coding sequence ATGCTACGAACAATATTAATAGTTGGCGCCGGAGGTTTTTTAGGAAGTGTACTGCGTTACCTGGTTCAGCTATTTGTGGAGAAAGGAATGAGCACCACTTTTCCGTGGGGAACTTTTGTGGCCAACATGGCCGGAAGTTTTATTATTGGCATTGTCTTCGCCCTGGCTCAAAAAGGCAACCTGCTAAACGCCGAATGGCGCATGTTTATAGCCGTAGGCTTTTGTGGTGGATTTACAACTTTTTCGTCGTTTGCCTACAATAACCTCACGATGTTAAAAGAACAAACCTATGGACAATTTATACTAAACGTTGGAGGAAGTTTATTCTTTGGACTGCTGGCGGTGTACCTGGGAATGATTTTGGTGCGGGCAGTCATTCATTAA
- a CDS encoding T9SS type A sorting domain-containing protein translates to MKNIYLTGFTFLLSILISFSGFTSEIGTNEKVGQSSNSAIDQQIIYCSNEDTFLVVWTNNTAGVDQIYYNFIGDSDLDPTGTLLSSTSTGPYPYAEKPQVAYDASTSTAGVVYTESNSLGNDSIMLSFIQASSGTILGTHSVGTVDSWNMSATVSSDNAGNFLVAYFDTTSQNISAKFFDNTGTQQGATLTLGSVPSAYLLPYSIDIAYNSTEDKFLVVWTDGSDNLYSRTVETNGTLSLSLNYGLISSVANPALAYGASTNEFFIVYDNFNEAVNGFVTDSIGNKSGTSFTFGNVGEEAFPDVIYNSIAESFAITWQEYVGNAGIWLQEYISGNCAALGDSIKLDAISATSNTPVIAFDEQTENYWVSWSGSVLGVDEIYLQRYSSELSTTNAICKDITVYLNDQGEYILQPSEIDNGSNGLCNEPVLSTSMDTLTCANMPFVDVDLIASDIDGNSDTCSARVTVLDTIPPTALCTDLDVYLDDLGQATIAVAEIEAGSSDNCGITSLAIDTSSFTCDDIGVNIVTLTISDAHGNSTQCTSTVSVHDTIPPTVVCTALDVYLDDSGLASITAADVDAGSTDNCSIASLSIDNSGFTCSDVGTNTVTLTVTDVTGNTAKCTSTVTVKDTILPTALCSDLDVYLNNSGVATITAFDVNAGSTDDCGIASLSIDSSTFTCNYIGANSVILTVTDVNGNNAQCTSAVNIHDTISPTAICQDIEIYLLDASGVVTIDSSMIDNGSSDNCSVVSMTLDKTSFSCADQGTNTVTLTVSDASGNTSECMATVTVVDKKTQTPICIIGFTADLDATGNFTLYPSDLLASPVTDNCSAVTLSLSKTDFNCSDVGINIIQLHATDTSGNDDYCETYIIINDATPPIAVCKDIDIYLDETGLASIDSSHVDNGSSDNCPINSQWLSQYDFTCANLGDNDVVLYASDLAGNLDSCLTTVSVKDTITPQVVCKNISVDLNQNGNATITASQLDGGSTDNCSIDSIYLDRYNFNTADIGTKPVTLYVKDASGNVSSCVAMVNIGDNIAPNVKCNPITIYMDENGEYPLSDEDVSALSSGTTDNITATEDLNIYAIAGPNVFNCNSNGHQVVVQVFAIDEAGNRGSCNRLINVIDTFPLTVNPIEDIDVMVGATSCDTTVTISYPELTTNNKCAEFTQISGLGPNGDYPLGTTEEKWLLTNTQGDSLEFSFFVMVTADNLPPTLDPIADVDTTRSVSELIIPLSGISSGGDCYNSDITITATGVNTQVVNSIYVNYASPDSGGELMLTLSSGASGSDTITVTVEESEGGIVTQTFVVTIDYSNQTPIIVTLLEDQEVIADQILEMYLGDNFNDLDSDTLKFDISIEDGSTLPDWISLVNDTLFAIPGIVDTGCVSIIVTATDPLMATASDTFTVCVKGITVGVGDISTSELGLTMYPNPSKGKVTVDFDAAVSEDIELVVSNISGKQVFQKTFLAGQQINFDLSDQVSGMYLVNVLVDDRMYTRKLILNKN, encoded by the coding sequence ATGAAAAATATTTACCTAACGGGTTTTACCTTCTTATTAAGCATTCTAATTTCATTTTCCGGATTTACTTCCGAAATTGGAACCAATGAAAAAGTAGGCCAAAGCTCAAATTCAGCTATTGATCAGCAAATAATTTATTGCAGCAATGAAGATACTTTTCTTGTTGTCTGGACAAATAACACGGCGGGAGTTGATCAGATTTACTACAATTTTATTGGAGATAGCGATCTGGATCCGACAGGAACTTTACTTTCGTCGACATCGACCGGCCCTTATCCCTACGCCGAAAAACCACAAGTTGCCTACGATGCTTCAACAAGTACCGCCGGAGTAGTTTACACCGAAAGTAATTCTCTTGGAAATGATTCAATTATGCTATCGTTTATTCAGGCTTCATCGGGCACAATACTAGGAACTCATAGCGTAGGAACGGTAGATTCATGGAACATGTCGGCCACTGTATCATCCGACAATGCAGGTAATTTTTTGGTTGCCTATTTCGATACAACCAGCCAGAATATCTCTGCCAAATTTTTCGACAATACCGGCACACAACAAGGAGCAACCTTAACGCTGGGTTCTGTTCCATCCGCTTACCTTTTGCCCTATTCAATCGACATTGCCTATAATTCAACAGAAGATAAGTTTCTTGTGGTTTGGACGGATGGGAGCGACAATCTGTACTCAAGAACCGTGGAGACAAACGGCACTTTATCTTTAAGCCTTAATTATGGCCTCATTAGCTCCGTTGCAAATCCTGCACTTGCGTATGGAGCCTCTACCAATGAATTTTTTATTGTTTACGATAACTTCAACGAAGCTGTAAACGGATTTGTAACCGATAGTATTGGAAATAAAAGCGGAACATCCTTTACCTTTGGGAACGTGGGTGAAGAAGCTTTTCCCGATGTTATTTATAACAGTATAGCAGAATCATTTGCAATTACATGGCAAGAATATGTAGGAAATGCCGGTATTTGGCTACAGGAATACATAAGCGGTAATTGCGCCGCCTTGGGCGATTCGATTAAATTGGATGCTATTTCGGCAACGTCTAATACTCCTGTCATCGCTTTTGATGAACAAACGGAAAATTACTGGGTAAGCTGGTCGGGCAGCGTATTGGGTGTAGATGAGATTTATCTGCAACGTTATAGCTCCGAACTGAGCACAACAAATGCAATTTGTAAAGACATTACTGTTTACCTGAATGATCAGGGGGAATATATTTTGCAGCCATCAGAAATTGATAATGGCTCGAATGGATTGTGCAATGAACCAGTACTTTCCACATCAATGGATACATTAACCTGCGCAAATATGCCTTTTGTCGATGTTGACTTAATTGCATCAGATATTGATGGCAACTCGGATACATGCTCTGCCAGAGTTACCGTGCTTGACACCATTCCGCCAACTGCTCTTTGTACTGATTTGGATGTTTATCTCGATGATTTGGGGCAAGCAACAATTGCAGTCGCGGAAATTGAAGCAGGATCATCGGATAACTGCGGCATTACAAGTCTGGCAATCGATACATCAAGTTTTACTTGCGACGATATTGGAGTCAATATCGTAACGCTGACTATAAGTGATGCGCACGGAAACAGCACACAATGTACCTCAACAGTAAGTGTGCATGACACCATTCCGCCAACTGTAGTTTGTACTGCTTTGGATGTGTACCTTGATGACTCGGGTCTGGCAAGCATTACTGCGGCTGATGTGGACGCCGGCTCAACAGATAATTGCAGTATTGCAAGTTTATCAATTGACAATTCCGGTTTTACGTGCAGCGATGTGGGTACAAATACAGTAACGTTAACCGTAACAGATGTAACCGGGAACACGGCAAAATGCACATCTACTGTCACCGTAAAAGACACAATATTACCTACAGCCCTTTGTTCTGATTTAGATGTGTACCTTAATAATTCAGGCGTGGCAACAATAACAGCGTTTGATGTGAATGCCGGATCAACAGATGATTGTGGTATTGCAAGTTTATCAATAGACAGTTCAACTTTTACCTGCAACTATATAGGGGCAAACAGCGTAATACTTACTGTAACCGACGTGAACGGAAACAATGCACAATGCACATCGGCCGTTAACATTCATGATACAATTTCGCCTACTGCCATCTGCCAGGACATCGAAATTTATCTGCTAGATGCCAGTGGTGTTGTAACAATCGATTCTTCGATGATTGACAACGGATCATCAGATAATTGCTCAGTGGTAAGTATGACACTGGACAAAACAAGTTTTAGCTGTGCCGATCAAGGGACAAATACAGTGACATTGACCGTTAGTGATGCAAGTGGAAATACCTCAGAGTGCATGGCTACGGTAACCGTTGTCGACAAAAAAACACAAACACCGATTTGTATTATTGGCTTTACGGCAGACTTGGATGCAACAGGAAATTTCACATTATATCCGTCAGATCTATTGGCATCGCCAGTTACCGATAATTGTAGTGCAGTAACATTAAGTTTGTCGAAGACAGATTTTAACTGTTCCGACGTTGGAATAAATATTATACAGCTGCATGCAACAGACACTAGTGGGAATGACGATTATTGTGAAACTTACATTATTATAAACGACGCAACACCACCAATAGCGGTGTGTAAAGATATTGACATTTATCTGGATGAAACCGGCCTGGCAAGCATCGATTCTTCACATGTCGACAATGGCTCATCAGATAACTGCCCTATCAATTCGCAATGGCTTAGCCAATATGATTTCACCTGTGCTAATCTTGGTGACAACGATGTCGTTCTTTATGCCAGCGATTTAGCCGGCAACCTTGATTCCTGCCTGACCACAGTTTCTGTGAAGGACACAATTACCCCCCAAGTGGTTTGTAAAAACATATCCGTTGATCTCAATCAGAATGGCAATGCGACCATAACAGCGAGTCAACTCGATGGTGGGTCTACTGACAATTGCAGTATCGACAGTATATACCTCGACCGGTATAATTTTAACACTGCGGATATTGGTACCAAACCGGTTACGCTCTATGTAAAAGATGCAAGTGGAAATGTTTCCAGTTGTGTAGCAATGGTCAATATTGGGGACAACATTGCGCCTAATGTAAAATGTAACCCGATTACAATTTACATGGATGAAAACGGCGAATATCCACTTTCTGATGAAGATGTTTCAGCACTGTCCAGCGGAACTACTGACAATATTACCGCAACCGAAGACCTGAATATTTATGCCATTGCAGGACCAAATGTGTTTAACTGTAACAGCAATGGTCACCAAGTTGTGGTGCAGGTATTTGCTATTGATGAAGCGGGAAATAGAGGTAGCTGTAACAGACTTATTAATGTTATTGATACATTCCCGCTCACTGTAAATCCAATCGAGGACATTGATGTTATGGTGGGTGCCACCAGCTGCGATACTACAGTCACAATCTCCTACCCTGAACTAACTACAAATAACAAATGCGCAGAATTCACCCAAATCTCGGGTCTTGGACCAAACGGAGATTACCCGTTAGGTACAACCGAAGAAAAATGGCTGCTAACAAATACACAGGGAGATTCACTGGAGTTCTCTTTCTTTGTTATGGTTACAGCAGATAATCTGCCTCCTACTCTTGATCCAATTGCCGATGTCGATACCACACGTTCTGTTTCTGAATTGATTATTCCGTTATCAGGAATTTCTTCAGGAGGCGACTGCTATAATTCGGATATCACAATAACTGCAACAGGAGTAAATACTCAGGTTGTAAACAGTATCTATGTAAACTATGCATCGCCAGATTCGGGAGGAGAATTAATGCTAACTCTTTCGTCGGGTGCCAGCGGTAGCGACACGATTACTGTTACCGTTGAAGAGAGCGAAGGCGGAATTGTAACACAAACTTTTGTAGTTACGATTGATTATAGCAACCAAACTCCGATTATAGTTACTCTTCTGGAGGATCAGGAAGTGATCGCAGACCAAATTCTTGAAATGTATCTCGGTGACAACTTTAATGACTTGGATAGCGACACGCTGAAATTTGATATTTCGATTGAAGACGGAAGTACTTTGCCCGATTGGATCAGCCTGGTAAATGACACGCTTTTTGCCATTCCAGGCATAGTTGACACAGGGTGCGTCTCGATCATAGTTACTGCCACCGATCCATTAATGGCAACGGCAAGCGATACCTTTACAGTTTGCGTGAAAGGAATTACGGTTGGTGTTGGCGATATCAGCACCAGCGAACTTGGTCTGACAATGTACCCGAACCCCTCGAAAGGTAAGGTTACGGTGGATTTTGATGCTGCTGTTAGCGAAGATATTGAATTGGTGGTGAGCAATATTTCCGGAAAGCAGGTTTTCCAAAAGACTTTCCTGGCTGGCCAACAAATCAACTTCGATCTATCGGATCAGGTTTCAGGAATGTATTTAGTGAATGTTTTGGTGGATGATAGAATGTATACACGAAAGCTAATTTTGAATAAAAACTAA